The Haloplanus sp. CK5-1 genome contains a region encoding:
- a CDS encoding PRC-barrel domain-containing protein, translating into MSDVLAENLSGKSVMGSDGTELGMLYNITMNLNTGALNDLLVSPNEEFPAADSRFQQDDQGRLEVPVSRVQAVKDYIVIDR; encoded by the coding sequence ATGTCCGACGTACTCGCCGAAAACCTCTCGGGGAAGTCCGTGATGGGCTCCGACGGAACCGAACTCGGAATGCTGTACAACATCACCATGAACCTGAACACGGGCGCGCTGAACGACCTGCTCGTCTCCCCCAACGAGGAGTTCCCCGCCGCGGATTCCCGCTTCCAGCAGGACGACCAGGGCCGACTCGAGGTTCCCGTCTCCCGTGTGCAGGCGGTGAAAGACTACATCGTCATCGACCGGTAG
- a CDS encoding NOB1 family endonuclease codes for MHVLDSSAFIHEYHTSESMASIPAVEAELEDESAYRFDAMEGAGMHIHIPADNTVETIERAAIETGDGEELSDTDVRLVATAFELDGTLVTDDYAMQNVAEHLGVAVEVIAREGISEQRDWRFQCQGCGREFDDHRDRCPICGSDLSRKNPA; via the coding sequence ATGCACGTCCTCGACTCCTCCGCGTTCATCCACGAGTATCACACCTCCGAGTCGATGGCCTCGATCCCCGCGGTCGAGGCGGAACTCGAAGACGAGAGCGCCTACCGTTTCGACGCGATGGAGGGCGCGGGGATGCACATCCACATCCCGGCGGACAACACCGTCGAGACCATCGAACGGGCCGCCATCGAGACGGGTGACGGCGAGGAACTCTCCGACACCGACGTGCGTCTCGTCGCCACCGCGTTCGAACTCGACGGGACACTCGTCACCGACGACTACGCCATGCAGAACGTCGCCGAACACCTCGGCGTCGCCGTCGAGGTGATCGCCCGCGAGGGTATCTCCGAGCAGCGCGACTGGCGCTTCCAGTGCCAGGGCTGTGGCCGCGAGTTCGACGACCACCGCGACCGCTGTCCGATCTGCGGGAGCGACCTCTCGCGGAAGAACCCCGCCTAA
- a CDS encoding LLM class flavin-dependent oxidoreductase: MSRTRGVVLSGGGVDEARSAAIRAEDLGYDACWTGELWGRDAFVALTAAAEAVDRIDLGTAIVDVFSRSPATLAAAAASLAEVAPAGVRLGIGPSTPKAVEDLHGRSYDRPVRRLHETAELVAAFTEREGRVTYEGETVSVADFPALDADVSVYTAALGPAARRATGRVADGWLPHNVPFRELATAFETVAETARESGRAPEEITVAPYVPAAVASDPTDARAAIRGHVAYYVGSGEGYRRAVASVFPDAAERIAETWSAGDRDAARDAVTAEMVDALGVAGTPDGARERFESVASLDVVDHPIVVVPEGVDAATRERTVAALAP, from the coding sequence GTGTCACGAACGCGCGGCGTCGTGCTCTCGGGTGGCGGGGTCGACGAGGCCCGCAGCGCCGCGATCAGGGCCGAGGATCTGGGGTACGACGCCTGCTGGACGGGCGAACTCTGGGGGCGAGACGCGTTCGTCGCGCTGACCGCGGCGGCCGAAGCAGTCGACCGGATCGACCTCGGCACCGCCATCGTCGACGTCTTCTCTCGGTCGCCGGCGACGCTCGCGGCCGCGGCGGCGTCGCTCGCGGAGGTGGCGCCGGCCGGTGTCCGACTCGGGATCGGACCCAGTACGCCGAAGGCCGTCGAGGACCTCCACGGCCGGTCGTACGATCGCCCGGTGCGTCGCCTCCACGAGACGGCGGAACTCGTCGCTGCCTTCACCGAGAGAGAGGGGCGTGTCACCTACGAGGGCGAGACGGTGTCGGTCGCGGACTTTCCGGCGCTCGACGCCGACGTGTCGGTGTACACCGCGGCGCTCGGGCCGGCCGCCCGCCGCGCCACGGGCCGGGTCGCCGACGGCTGGCTTCCCCACAACGTCCCCTTCCGGGAACTGGCGACGGCCTTCGAGACGGTCGCCGAGACGGCACGGGAGTCGGGACGCGCTCCCGAGGAGATCACCGTCGCGCCCTACGTCCCCGCAGCAGTCGCCAGCGACCCTACCGACGCTCGGGCGGCGATCCGGGGGCACGTCGCCTACTACGTCGGGAGCGGCGAGGGCTACCGCCGCGCGGTCGCGTCCGTGTTTCCTGACGCCGCCGAGCGCATCGCCGAGACCTGGAGCGCGGGCGACCGCGACGCCGCCCGTGACGCGGTGACGGCGGAGATGGTCGACGCGCTGGGCGTCGCGGGGACGCCCGACGGCGCGCGAGAACGGTTCGAGTCGGTGGCGTCGCTCGACGTCGTGGACCACCCCATCGTGGTCGTTCCCGAGGGGGTCGACGCGGCGACGAGGGAGCGAACGGTCGCGGCCCTCGCCCCTTAG
- a CDS encoding zinc-dependent alcohol dehydrogenase family protein has product MRAATYHAPGDIRIEERPKPELEAPTDAIVRVTHTAICGSDLWFYRGESDREVGSPVGHEPMGIVEAVGDDVRSVQPGDRVLAPFRISCGSCEFCRKGLYTSCVNGDSWGGKNGGGQGEYVRSTHADGTLVRVPERHADDEDTLRALLPLTDVLGTGHHAAVSAGVSAGSTCVVVGDGAVGLCAVLAARRLGAERIVAVGHHEDRLAVAESFGATDTVADRGDAAIERVQELTYGGANHVVECVGASSSMNAAVSMARPGGTVGYVGVPHGVDELDLYGMFGDNVTLSGGVAPVRAYAEDLMADVLGGTIDPSPVFTHTVDLDGVPEGYRLMDDREAIKVLVKP; this is encoded by the coding sequence ATGCGCGCCGCAACCTACCACGCCCCCGGCGACATCCGGATCGAGGAGCGCCCGAAACCCGAACTCGAGGCCCCGACCGACGCCATCGTCCGAGTCACCCACACCGCGATCTGTGGTTCGGACCTCTGGTTCTACCGGGGCGAGAGCGACCGTGAGGTCGGATCGCCCGTCGGTCACGAGCCGATGGGCATCGTCGAGGCGGTGGGCGACGACGTCCGCTCGGTCCAGCCCGGCGACCGGGTCCTCGCACCCTTCCGGATCAGCTGTGGCTCCTGTGAGTTCTGTCGGAAGGGGCTGTACACCTCCTGTGTGAACGGCGACTCGTGGGGCGGGAAAAACGGCGGCGGGCAAGGCGAGTACGTCCGCTCGACACACGCCGACGGCACGCTCGTCAGGGTGCCCGAGCGCCACGCCGACGACGAGGACACCCTCCGGGCGCTCCTCCCCCTAACCGACGTGCTGGGAACGGGACATCACGCCGCCGTCAGCGCCGGCGTCTCGGCCGGATCGACCTGCGTCGTCGTCGGCGACGGCGCGGTCGGCCTGTGTGCTGTCCTCGCCGCCCGACGACTCGGTGCGGAGCGCATCGTCGCCGTCGGTCACCACGAGGACCGCCTCGCAGTCGCCGAGTCGTTCGGCGCCACCGACACCGTCGCCGACCGCGGCGACGCAGCCATCGAGCGGGTGCAGGAACTCACCTACGGCGGTGCGAACCACGTCGTCGAGTGCGTCGGCGCGTCGTCGTCGATGAACGCCGCCGTCTCGATGGCTCGCCCCGGCGGTACCGTCGGCTACGTCGGCGTCCCCCACGGCGTCGACGAACTCGACCTCTACGGCATGTTCGGCGACAACGTCACGCTCAGCGGCGGCGTCGCACCCGTCCGGGCGTACGCCGAGGACCTGATGGCCGACGTGCTGGGTGGCACCATCGACCCCTCGCCGGTCTTCACCCACACCGTCGACCTCGACGGCGTTCCCGAGGGGTACCGGCTGATGGACGACCGCGAGGCGATCAAGGTGCTCGTGAAGCCCTGA
- a CDS encoding Rieske (2Fe-2S) protein has protein sequence MSGFERVVTADEAREASPQVVTAAGRTLGLFYHEGSFHAVDNRCPHMGFPLTEGSVDDGILTCPWHHARFELSCGDTFDPFADDVTAFPVEVRDGDVYVDPDPDRGQSPSTHWEERLDHGLRESIDLVVAKAVIGLDDAGVAPTVPLEVGTAFGTGYREDGWGSGLTTMAAMANLYDALRPEDRRRALYVGLGAVADDCAGEPPFFVQDPLSTDGVAPDRLADWFRETIDLRDADGAERVLRAAIASDADESALAGALVAAATDHRYLDSGHRLDFANKAFELLDRIGWDHADAVLPTLVSALASADRAEERSSWRQPVDVAGLVFEASDTLPDLVASGEGETWTEPDGFVDRLLDDDPHAVMDALTDAIEAGATAPALARAVADAAARRIAQFGTANEFRDWNTVHHTYTYANAVCGLAARTDAPELYRAVFDGAMSVYLDRFLNTPPVPLPDPDGDADPDAALDDLLETFEIEADDTVSRAGRHAAEYLAAGGDAARLKRALGEALLREDAGFHPRQNVEAAVSRYDAAVADGRERRGRVHLVATARYLAAHTPTRREGEQTFRIAQRLARGEPLHET, from the coding sequence ATGTCCGGATTCGAACGGGTCGTCACGGCCGACGAGGCCCGCGAGGCGAGTCCACAGGTCGTCACCGCCGCCGGCCGGACCCTCGGCCTGTTCTACCACGAGGGGTCGTTCCACGCCGTCGACAACCGCTGTCCGCACATGGGATTCCCCCTCACCGAGGGCTCCGTCGACGACGGGATCCTCACCTGTCCGTGGCACCACGCCCGGTTCGAACTCTCCTGTGGCGACACGTTCGACCCCTTCGCCGACGACGTCACCGCTTTCCCCGTCGAGGTGCGGGACGGCGACGTGTACGTCGACCCCGATCCCGACCGCGGGCAGTCGCCGTCGACCCACTGGGAGGAGCGCCTCGACCACGGCCTCCGGGAGTCGATCGACCTCGTCGTCGCCAAAGCCGTGATCGGCCTCGACGACGCCGGTGTCGCCCCGACGGTGCCCTTGGAGGTGGGGACGGCCTTCGGGACGGGGTACCGCGAGGACGGCTGGGGGAGCGGGCTGACGACGATGGCGGCGATGGCCAACCTGTACGACGCGCTCCGCCCCGAGGACCGCCGCCGCGCCCTCTACGTCGGTCTCGGGGCGGTGGCCGACGACTGCGCCGGCGAACCCCCCTTCTTCGTACAGGACCCGCTGTCGACCGACGGCGTCGCCCCCGACCGCCTCGCCGACTGGTTCCGCGAGACGATCGACCTCCGGGACGCCGACGGCGCCGAACGGGTGCTCCGGGCGGCCATCGCGAGCGACGCCGACGAGTCGGCGCTGGCCGGCGCCCTCGTCGCTGCGGCGACCGACCACCGCTATCTCGACTCCGGTCACCGCCTCGACTTCGCGAACAAGGCGTTCGAACTGCTGGACCGGATCGGCTGGGACCACGCCGACGCCGTCCTCCCCACTCTCGTGTCCGCCCTCGCTTCCGCCGACCGTGCGGAGGAGCGGTCGTCGTGGCGCCAGCCCGTCGACGTGGCCGGCCTCGTCTTCGAGGCGAGCGACACCCTTCCCGACCTCGTCGCGAGCGGCGAGGGGGAGACGTGGACCGAACCGGACGGCTTCGTCGACCGCCTGCTGGACGACGACCCCCACGCCGTGATGGACGCGCTGACCGACGCTATCGAGGCGGGGGCGACCGCCCCCGCTCTCGCCCGGGCGGTCGCCGATGCCGCCGCCCGGCGGATCGCGCAGTTCGGCACGGCAAACGAGTTCCGCGACTGGAACACGGTCCACCACACCTACACCTACGCCAACGCGGTCTGTGGCCTCGCGGCGCGCACCGACGCCCCCGAACTGTACCGCGCCGTCTTCGACGGGGCGATGAGCGTCTACCTCGATCGGTTCCTCAACACGCCACCCGTGCCCCTCCCCGACCCCGACGGCGACGCCGACCCGGACGCCGCCCTCGACGACCTCCTAGAGACGTTCGAAATCGAGGCCGACGACACCGTCTCCCGCGCCGGCCGACACGCGGCCGAGTACCTCGCCGCTGGTGGCGACGCCGCCCGCCTGAAGCGCGCGCTCGGCGAGGCGCTGTTGCGCGAGGACGCCGGCTTCCACCCGCGACAGAACGTCGAGGCGGCCGTGTCCCGGTACGACGCCGCGGTCGCCGACGGCCGGGAGCGCCGGGGACGCGTCCACCTCGTCGCGACGGCACGCTACCTCGCCGCCCACACGCCGACCCGTCGGGAGGGTGAACAGACGTTCCGGATCGCTCAGCGCCTCGCCCGGGGTGAACCACTCCACGAGACCTGA
- a CDS encoding OsmC family protein encodes MTEDLRERQAPLKETYESDPDAARVTLTATGDEAADATACSVEVGEAVYEAQLHEGAGGSGTAACSGDLLLGALAACAQLTAQAVIENFGVDADVSVRVEGDLDLRGTMGVADVPVGFQDVRLDATLSGDLDPETAASIQDATERYCVVYRTLVDAPDVTTEWTFERSAEDEI; translated from the coding sequence ATGACAGAAGACCTCCGCGAGCGACAGGCACCGCTGAAAGAGACCTACGAGTCGGATCCCGACGCGGCGCGGGTGACGCTCACGGCCACCGGCGACGAGGCCGCCGACGCGACGGCCTGTAGCGTCGAGGTGGGCGAGGCCGTCTACGAGGCACAACTCCACGAGGGCGCGGGCGGATCCGGCACCGCGGCCTGTTCGGGCGACCTCCTGCTCGGCGCTCTCGCCGCCTGCGCACAACTGACCGCGCAAGCGGTGATCGAGAACTTCGGCGTCGACGCCGACGTGTCCGTCCGGGTCGAGGGCGACTTGGACCTCCGGGGGACGATGGGCGTCGCGGACGTGCCCGTCGGCTTCCAAGACGTCCGCCTCGACGCGACGCTATCGGGCGACCTCGACCCGGAGACGGCGGCGTCGATCCAGGACGCGACCGAGCGGTACTGCGTGGTGTACCGGACGCTCGTCGACGCGCCGGACGTAACTACCGAGTGGACGTTCGAGAGAAGCGCCGAGGATGAGATTTGA
- a CDS encoding transporter, whose amino-acid sequence MAIVDTAVNAIHLLVAGLWAGSVLFVAGGLLPAARDGDLGATVLGGLIGRFRWGSRIASVVLLFTGGHLAGTRYTAETLLGSTRGYLVVAMVVLWFAMTGLVEVGSGRLLDGVDERKVRAPARAAKPFFAAATVAAVGLLVIGGILL is encoded by the coding sequence ATGGCTATCGTCGACACGGCGGTGAACGCGATACACCTACTGGTTGCCGGTCTGTGGGCCGGGAGCGTCCTGTTCGTGGCCGGGGGGCTGTTGCCGGCCGCCCGCGACGGTGACCTCGGCGCGACGGTGCTCGGGGGGCTGATCGGCCGTTTCCGGTGGGGGTCGCGGATCGCCTCTGTCGTCCTCCTTTTCACCGGCGGTCACCTCGCGGGGACGCGCTACACCGCCGAGACGCTCCTGGGATCGACGCGTGGCTACCTCGTCGTCGCGATGGTGGTGCTGTGGTTCGCCATGACCGGTCTCGTCGAGGTGGGATCGGGCCGCCTCCTCGACGGCGTCGACGAACGGAAGGTTCGCGCCCCCGCACGCGCGGCAAAGCCTTTCTTCGCCGCCGCGACGGTCGCGGCCGTCGGCCTACTCGTCATCGGCGGTATCCTGCTCTGA
- a CDS encoding cobyrinic acid a,c-diamide synthase gives MNGVVIGGTRSGVGKTVAALATIRALEAEGLTVQPAKAGPDFIDPSHHAAVAGRSSRTLDVWLEGVDGVRRNYHRGDADVCVVEGVMGLYDGDGSSTAAVAEALDLPVVLVVDAKAGMESVAATVLGFERYAAEAGRDIDVVGILAQRAHGGRHAEGIRDALPAGLEYFGRLPPRDDLEIPDRHLGLHMGDESPLDDDALDAAAETVRADRLRAVSREPPRPESVAPDPATDATVAVARDDAFRFVYPATLERLRERATVTTFAPTAGDDLPDCDGVYLPGGYPELHGEALASSPALSTLSDRAAEGLPVFGECGGLMALARSLTTTEGDTHAMAGVLPADVRMHDRYQALDHVELRARDDSLTAASGTSLRGHEFHYSSADVDADARFAFDVERGDGVDGDHDGLTVQRTLGTYCHVHPESGAFDAFLDGL, from the coding sequence GTGAACGGTGTCGTCATCGGTGGCACACGCTCCGGCGTCGGCAAGACCGTCGCGGCGCTCGCGACGATCCGAGCGCTGGAGGCCGAGGGGCTGACCGTCCAGCCGGCCAAGGCCGGCCCGGACTTCATCGATCCCAGCCACCACGCCGCCGTCGCCGGCCGCTCCTCCCGGACGCTCGACGTGTGGCTAGAGGGCGTCGACGGCGTTCGCCGCAACTACCACCGCGGCGACGCCGACGTCTGCGTCGTCGAGGGGGTGATGGGGCTGTACGACGGCGACGGCTCCAGCACCGCCGCCGTCGCCGAGGCGCTCGACCTCCCCGTCGTCCTCGTCGTCGACGCGAAGGCGGGGATGGAGAGCGTCGCCGCCACGGTCCTGGGATTCGAGCGCTACGCCGCCGAGGCGGGCCGCGACATCGATGTGGTGGGCATCCTCGCCCAGCGAGCCCACGGCGGCCGCCACGCCGAGGGTATCCGCGACGCCCTCCCCGCCGGCCTAGAGTACTTCGGCCGCCTCCCGCCACGGGACGACTTGGAGATTCCGGACCGACATCTCGGTCTCCACATGGGCGACGAGTCACCGCTCGACGACGACGCCCTCGACGCCGCGGCGGAGACGGTGCGGGCCGACCGCCTCCGCGCGGTGTCGCGCGAACCACCGCGGCCGGAGTCGGTCGCCCCCGACCCCGCGACGGATGCGACGGTCGCCGTCGCCCGCGACGATGCCTTCCGCTTCGTCTACCCGGCGACGCTCGAACGCCTCCGGGAGCGCGCGACCGTGACGACGTTCGCACCGACCGCCGGTGACGACCTGCCCGACTGCGACGGCGTCTACCTCCCCGGTGGCTACCCCGAGCTCCACGGCGAGGCGCTGGCGTCGAGTCCCGCGCTGTCGACGCTGTCCGACCGGGCCGCCGAGGGGCTGCCCGTGTTCGGGGAGTGTGGCGGCCTGATGGCGCTCGCACGGTCTCTGACGACTACCGAGGGCGACACACACGCGATGGCGGGCGTCCTCCCCGCAGACGTGCGGATGCACGACCGCTATCAAGCATTGGATCACGTCGAACTCCGCGCCCGCGACGACAGCCTCACCGCCGCGTCGGGGACGTCGCTCCGGGGCCACGAGTTCCACTACTCCAGCGCCGACGTGGACGCCGACGCCCGGTTCGCGTTCGACGTCGAACGGGGCGATGGCGTCGACGGCGACCACGACGGCCTGACCGTCCAGCGGACGCTCGGCACCTACTGTCACGTCCACCCCGAGAGCGGGGCGTTCGACGCCTTCCTCGACGGGCTCTAG
- a CDS encoding matrixin, protein MTARRSPLAPTLALAVLLVLAGCATPFVPTPTSPDSTTAGTNADTTPATDGVDDGSGGGTSNVTANPWGSDPVVVAVRNEGSRDRTFAPLVREAADFWEANDDRYLGFSVDYEVRPDAEEPDLVVAFTDDVPDCGDVSDAVGCAPLLTDPRQVDRPETVWVQTSLGNESTTLVAKHELGHTLGRTHADAPTSVMRAKSVIYTEPQPNATERAFPWDDTDFTVHVDAANASDPDGVVRQTDRALTYYEDDPPGMPDNLSFERVGSPGPDTEVRIRFGATSSCASSTGSCVESYGTDPDGDGAIETYTRIDVRLVGIDTDAVGWHVGYWLAHALGAEADAEKPPPFRDASYRERRGAWWE, encoded by the coding sequence ATGACGGCTCGTCGGTCGCCGCTCGCACCCACGCTCGCACTCGCGGTGCTCCTCGTTCTCGCGGGGTGTGCGACGCCGTTCGTACCGACGCCCACCTCGCCCGATTCGACGACGGCAGGGACGAACGCCGACACCACGCCCGCCACCGACGGCGTCGACGACGGTTCGGGTGGGGGAACGAGCAACGTGACGGCGAACCCGTGGGGGAGCGATCCGGTGGTCGTCGCCGTCCGGAACGAGGGGAGTCGCGACCGCACGTTCGCGCCACTGGTGCGTGAGGCCGCCGACTTCTGGGAAGCGAACGACGACCGGTATCTCGGCTTTTCGGTCGACTACGAGGTGCGACCAGACGCAGAGGAACCGGACCTCGTGGTCGCCTTCACCGACGACGTCCCCGACTGTGGCGACGTGAGCGACGCCGTCGGCTGTGCGCCGCTGCTCACCGACCCCCGGCAGGTGGACCGGCCGGAGACGGTGTGGGTACAGACCAGTCTCGGAAACGAGTCGACGACGCTGGTGGCCAAACACGAACTCGGGCACACACTCGGGCGAACCCACGCCGACGCGCCGACGTCCGTGATGCGGGCGAAGTCGGTCATCTACACCGAACCCCAACCGAACGCGACCGAGCGGGCGTTCCCGTGGGACGACACCGACTTCACCGTCCACGTCGACGCGGCGAACGCCTCCGACCCCGACGGCGTGGTCCGACAGACCGACCGGGCGCTGACCTACTACGAGGACGACCCGCCGGGGATGCCCGACAACCTCTCATTCGAGCGGGTCGGGTCGCCCGGACCGGACACCGAGGTGCGAATCCGATTCGGCGCGACGTCTTCCTGTGCGTCGTCGACCGGGTCCTGCGTCGAGTCCTACGGCACGGACCCCGACGGCGACGGCGCCATCGAGACGTACACCCGGATCGACGTTCGACTCGTCGGCATCGACACCGACGCCGTGGGGTGGCACGTCGGCTACTGGCTGGCCCACGCCCTCGGCGCGGAGGCGGACGCGGAGAAACCGCCGCCGTTCCGGGACGCGAGTTACCGCGAACGGCGGGGCGCGTGGTGGGAGTGA
- a CDS encoding heavy metal translocating P-type ATPase encodes MSDEDDAGGGATVRASVPEMDCASCASKVERSVRSLSGVESVDPRPTTGTLVVDYDSGVTAPDAIRERVEAAGYAVAETTTETLSVPEMDCSSCAGKVESALASVAGIVDHDARPASGRVEVTYTPDRTTRGDVVAAVENAGYEVVEGERESPSAWRSRRALKTAAGAVALLAGVGFEYLLVGSNATLTTVFGRSITVAWALYVLAAAVAGQAILRNGWYSLHARSLDIDFLMGAGVIGAVAVDLPFEAATLAVLFSVSELLERYSMDRARSSMTELMDLSPDTATVRRGGSGADESESEETTVPVDEVAVGELVVVRPGERVPVDGVVREGTSAVDESPITGESVPVDVAAGDEVYAGSIVEEGYLEVETTAPADESTLATVIDLVADAERDKSDRERFVDRFASYYTPVVVVLAIVTAAGPPLLAGAPLDVWFTRGLTLLVVACPCAFVISTPVSVVSGITSAARNGVLIKGGDRLEAMGEVDAVALDKTGTITTGELGVTDVVALNGRSDDDVLACAASLERRSEHPIATAIVDHATDRDVDDREVADFRSITGKGVRADLDGVTHYAGKPSLFERLGFDLEHTHVATDGGVAVGDDLAPETCDHGPGSYLDLVNDVVPRLQADGKSVVLVGTEDELEGVIAVADTVRPEAERTVARLRELGIDRVVMLTGDNERTAHAIAARVGIDEVRADLLPDEKVAAVRELTADSEAAADETTRLPWNRAGGGVAMVGDGVNDAPALAAATVGVAMGAAGTDTAIETADVALMGDDLTRLPYLVALARKANGVIRSNVWSSLAVKAVLAAGAPLGLVSVIHAVVIGDMGMSLAVTGNAMRLANVRPDGDAES; translated from the coding sequence ATGAGCGACGAGGACGACGCCGGCGGGGGGGCGACGGTCCGCGCGTCGGTGCCGGAGATGGACTGTGCCTCGTGTGCGAGCAAGGTCGAGCGGAGCGTCCGGTCGCTGTCGGGGGTCGAGTCGGTCGACCCGCGGCCGACGACCGGGACGCTGGTCGTCGACTACGACTCGGGGGTGACGGCCCCGGATGCCATCCGGGAACGCGTCGAGGCCGCGGGCTACGCCGTCGCCGAGACGACGACGGAGACACTCTCGGTGCCGGAGATGGACTGTTCGTCGTGTGCCGGCAAGGTCGAGTCGGCACTGGCGTCGGTCGCGGGCATCGTCGACCACGACGCCCGCCCCGCGTCGGGCCGGGTCGAGGTCACCTACACCCCCGATCGGACGACCCGGGGAGACGTGGTGGCGGCCGTCGAGAACGCGGGCTACGAGGTGGTCGAGGGGGAGCGCGAGTCGCCCTCGGCGTGGCGAAGTCGCCGGGCGCTGAAGACCGCCGCCGGCGCGGTCGCACTCCTCGCCGGCGTCGGCTTCGAGTATCTCCTCGTGGGATCAAACGCGACGCTGACGACCGTCTTCGGTCGATCGATCACCGTCGCGTGGGCGCTGTACGTCCTCGCGGCCGCGGTGGCGGGACAGGCCATCCTCCGCAACGGGTGGTACTCGCTGCACGCCCGGAGTCTCGACATCGACTTTCTGATGGGCGCGGGCGTGATCGGCGCCGTCGCGGTCGACCTCCCGTTCGAGGCTGCGACGCTCGCCGTCCTGTTCTCGGTGTCGGAACTGCTGGAGCGGTACTCGATGGACCGCGCTCGGTCGTCGATGACGGAGTTGATGGACCTCTCGCCGGATACGGCGACGGTGCGTCGCGGTGGGTCGGGGGCGGACGAGAGCGAGAGCGAGGAGACGACAGTCCCCGTCGACGAGGTGGCCGTCGGCGAACTGGTCGTGGTGCGGCCGGGCGAACGCGTCCCGGTCGACGGCGTCGTCCGCGAGGGGACGAGCGCCGTCGACGAGTCGCCCATCACGGGCGAGAGCGTCCCCGTCGACGTGGCCGCGGGCGACGAGGTGTACGCCGGTAGCATCGTCGAGGAGGGGTACCTGGAGGTGGAGACGACCGCGCCGGCCGACGAGTCGACGCTCGCGACGGTGATCGACCTCGTGGCCGACGCCGAACGCGACAAGTCAGACCGCGAACGGTTCGTCGACCGCTTTGCGTCGTACTACACGCCGGTCGTGGTCGTCCTCGCTATCGTGACCGCGGCCGGCCCACCGCTTCTCGCCGGCGCGCCACTCGACGTCTGGTTCACGCGCGGGTTGACCCTGCTCGTGGTCGCCTGCCCCTGTGCGTTCGTCATCAGCACGCCGGTCAGCGTCGTCTCGGGCATCACCAGTGCCGCCCGCAACGGCGTCCTGATCAAGGGCGGGGACCGCCTGGAGGCGATGGGCGAGGTGGACGCTGTCGCCCTCGACAAGACGGGGACGATCACGACCGGCGAGTTGGGCGTGACCGACGTGGTGGCGCTGAACGGCCGCAGCGACGACGACGTCCTGGCGTGTGCCGCGTCGCTCGAACGGCGGAGCGAACACCCGATCGCGACTGCCATCGTCGACCACGCGACGGATCGGGACGTCGACGACCGCGAGGTCGCCGACTTCCGATCGATCACCGGGAAAGGCGTCCGGGCCGACCTCGACGGGGTTACCCACTACGCGGGCAAGCCGTCGCTGTTCGAACGCCTCGGGTTCGACCTCGAACACACCCACGTCGCGACGGACGGGGGCGTCGCCGTGGGCGACGACTTGGCTCCCGAGACCTGCGACCACGGACCCGGCAGCTACCTCGACCTGGTCAACGACGTGGTGCCGCGCCTGCAGGCCGACGGGAAGTCGGTCGTCCTCGTCGGCACCGAGGACGAACTCGAAGGCGTCATCGCCGTCGCCGACACCGTACGCCCCGAAGCCGAGCGAACCGTCGCCCGCCTGCGCGAGTTGGGGATCGACCGCGTGGTGATGCTGACCGGCGACAACGAACGGACGGCCCACGCCATCGCCGCCCGGGTCGGGATCGACGAGGTGCGTGCGGACCTCCTGCCCGACGAGAAGGTGGCCGCGGTCCGCGAACTGACCGCCGACTCGGAGGCGGCGGCCGACGAGACGACGCGCCTGCCGTGGAACCGGGCCGGCGGGGGCGTGGCGATGGTCGGCGACGGCGTCAACGACGCCCCCGCCCTCGCTGCCGCCACCGTCGGCGTCGCCATGGGCGCGGCTGGCACCGACACCGCCATCGAGACGGCCGACGTGGCGCTGATGGGCGACGACCTCACCCGCCTCCCCTACCTCGTCGCCCTCGCCCGGAAGGCGAACGGGGTCATCCGGTCGAACGTCTGGTCGTCGCTCGCGGTGAAGGCCGTCCTCGCCGCGGGCGCGCCCCTCGGTCTCGTGAGCGTCATCCACGCCGTCGTCATCGGCGACATGGGGATGAGCCTCGCGGTGACCGGCAACGCGATGCGACTGGCGAACGTTCGGCCGGACGGCGACGCCGAGTCCTGA
- a CDS encoding 30S ribosomal protein S6e → MAEFKVVVSDPNTGRTTQVEVEGQDANRFLGRELGDEVDGEAVGLDGATLELTGGSDDAGRPLRTDVSGSALKELLLEGGVGYDPSRDGERKRVTVRGREISEAVAQINAKVVDGDADFDDLTDDE, encoded by the coding sequence ATGGCAGAGTTCAAGGTCGTCGTTTCGGACCCGAACACGGGTCGGACCACGCAGGTCGAGGTAGAGGGACAGGACGCCAACAGGTTTCTCGGGCGCGAACTCGGGGACGAGGTCGACGGCGAGGCAGTCGGCCTCGACGGTGCGACCCTCGAACTGACCGGCGGGTCCGACGACGCCGGGCGGCCGCTCCGGACGGACGTCTCGGGGTCGGCGCTCAAGGAACTCCTCCTCGAAGGTGGCGTCGGCTACGACCCGTCCCGCGACGGCGAGCGAAAGCGCGTCACCGTCCGGGGTCGCGAGATCAGCGAAGCCGTCGCCCAGATCAACGCGAAGGTCGTCGACGGCGACGCCGACTTCGACGACTTGACCGACGACGAGTAG